A segment of the bacterium genome:
AGGCCCTGTCACGCACCTTCCGGTAAACTTGACGGCCCGGCGGCGGCGGAGGCAAAGTCACGCCCGTGATCATCTCCCCCATCCCGAGAATGGTCTCGATATGCGGCGTCTCATCAGGCAACCGGTACAAATCCCCGATGGCAACGCTGCGGGTGGCCTGGCCGGCGCCGAGCAGCTCGATTCGCGCCTCGAGCGCCGCCAGGGCGACGGCCATGTCCGAGGGATGGGTGGCGATGCAGGCGTCGCTCGCGCCGAGAATGGCATGGATCCGGTTGAACCCGCCGATCGCCGAACAGCCCGACCCGGGCTCCCGTTTGTTGCAGCCCGCGGCGGTGTCGTAAAAGTAGGGGCACCTGGTGCGCTGCATCAGGTTGCCGCCGACGGAGGCTTTGTTGCGCAACTGACCCGAGGCTCCCGCGACCAATGCTTGCGATAGGACTGGGTAGCGAATCCGCACGCGGCGGTCGGCGGCGACATCGGAATTGGCCGCTTGAGCCCCGATCCGCAGGCCGCCGTCCTCCAAGTCGTCGATGTCCTTCAAGGGAAGGTGGCTGATGTCGATCAGATGGGTCGGCCGCTCGATCTCGAGCTTCATGAGATCGACCAGATTCGTGCCGCCGCTGATGTACTTCGCGCCGGCTCTGGACGCGGCGACAACTGCCGTCTGAGCGTCCGACACGCGCTCGTAGGTGAACGCTCTCATCGCCGGGTGCCTTCCGCGACGTCCCCGATCGCCGCGATGATATTCGGATACGCCGCGCACCGGCAGATATTGCCGCTCATCCGTTC
Coding sequences within it:
- a CDS encoding xanthine dehydrogenase family protein subunit M, which gives rise to MRAFTYERVSDAQTAVVAASRAGAKYISGGTNLVDLMKLEIERPTHLIDISHLPLKDIDDLEDGGLRIGAQAANSDVAADRRVRIRYPVLSQALVAGASGQLRNKASVGGNLMQRTRCPYFYDTAAGCNKREPGSGCSAIGGFNRIHAILGASDACIATHPSDMAVALAALEARIELLGAGQATRSVAIGDLYRLPDETPHIETILGMGEMITGVTLPPPPPGRQVYRKVRDRASYEFALISVAAVVATDGGTVSSVRVAFGGVGPKPWRSVEAEAALVGRPATTATFRAAAEAAMADAMGRGHNDFKIELAKRTLCRTLAQAAQSK